A single window of Desulfovibrio psychrotolerans DNA harbors:
- the argS gene encoding arginine--tRNA ligase, giving the protein MRAKNHLLQSLQTIVREMDLTWPEKATIEPPKDRQHGDMAANIAMVLAKQAHMSPRDLAARIAGALQKNDPHIERIEIAGPGFLNITFSRDFWRQTMRVIEQSGDRYGSVTVGAGKKAQVEYVSANPTGPLHIGHGRGAAVGDSLARLLRFAGYTVETEYYINDAGRQMFILGSSVLFRARQLSSQNLPDPEDFYRGDYIKDIAAEVLNLHPGLMSMPEEEALNICRDYALNTILDGIKKDLADFNVEHQVWFSEKSLLAEGAVDKTFDRLRKAGLAFDQDGALWFRTTDFGDDKDRVLKKSDGLLTYFASDIAYHDNKYDRGFDLCVDIWGADHHGYVPRMRAAVEALGKPKESFEVILVQLVNLLRGGEQVAMSTRAGQFDTLEEVVKEVGRDAARFMFLSRKSDSHLDFDLDLVKRQSMDNPVYYVQYAHARIASVLRKAEERGIRLPATSDAALLAALNAPEEMDILRLLEQFEDVVESAARQLAPHHISFYMQEVASALHRFYANTPILNAGDETVVAARLALLKCVACVIRNGLSILGVSAPKSM; this is encoded by the coding sequence ATGCGCGCAAAGAACCATCTGCTTCAGTCCCTCCAGACCATCGTAAGGGAAATGGATCTCACATGGCCGGAAAAGGCCACCATAGAACCGCCCAAAGACAGGCAGCACGGCGATATGGCCGCCAACATAGCCATGGTTCTGGCAAAGCAGGCCCATATGAGCCCGCGCGACCTTGCCGCCCGCATCGCCGGAGCACTGCAAAAGAACGATCCGCACATCGAGCGCATAGAAATTGCCGGTCCCGGCTTCCTGAACATAACCTTCTCACGGGATTTCTGGCGGCAGACCATGCGCGTCATTGAGCAGAGCGGCGACCGCTACGGCTCGGTAACGGTGGGCGCAGGAAAAAAAGCCCAGGTGGAATATGTTTCCGCCAACCCAACGGGGCCGTTGCACATCGGTCACGGACGCGGGGCCGCAGTGGGCGACAGCCTTGCCCGCCTGCTCCGCTTCGCGGGCTACACAGTTGAAACGGAATACTACATCAACGATGCCGGCCGGCAGATGTTCATTCTGGGCAGTTCCGTCCTGTTCCGGGCACGCCAGCTTTCCAGCCAGAACCTGCCCGACCCGGAAGATTTCTACCGTGGTGACTACATTAAGGATATAGCCGCAGAGGTGCTCAACCTGCACCCCGGCCTCATGTCCATGCCGGAAGAAGAGGCCCTGAATATCTGCCGGGACTATGCCCTGAACACCATTCTGGACGGCATCAAGAAAGACCTTGCCGACTTCAATGTTGAGCATCAGGTCTGGTTTTCTGAAAAATCCCTGCTGGCAGAAGGAGCCGTGGACAAGACCTTTGACCGCCTGCGCAAGGCCGGTCTTGCCTTCGATCAGGACGGAGCACTGTGGTTCCGCACCACCGATTTCGGTGATGACAAGGACCGCGTGCTGAAAAAATCAGATGGCCTTCTCACCTACTTCGCTTCAGACATTGCCTACCACGACAATAAATACGACCGTGGATTTGACCTCTGTGTCGACATATGGGGAGCAGACCACCACGGCTATGTGCCGCGCATGCGCGCCGCTGTGGAAGCGCTGGGTAAGCCCAAAGAGAGCTTCGAGGTCATTCTCGTGCAACTTGTCAACCTGCTGCGCGGCGGCGAACAGGTGGCCATGTCCACCCGCGCCGGTCAGTTCGACACGCTGGAGGAAGTGGTCAAGGAGGTGGGCAGGGATGCCGCCCGGTTCATGTTCCTTTCCCGCAAGAGCGACAGCCACCTCGATTTCGACCTTGATCTGGTAAAACGCCAGTCCATGGACAACCCGGTCTATTATGTCCAGTACGCCCACGCGCGCATTGCCTCTGTGCTGCGCAAGGCTGAAGAACGCGGCATCCGCCTGCCTGCCACTTCCGACGCCGCACTCCTTGCCGCCCTGAACGCGCCCGAGGAAATGGACATACTCCGCCTGCTGGAACAGTTTGAAGACGTGGTGGAGTCCGCCGCGCGGCAACTTGCTCCCCACCACATCAGCTTCTACATGCAGGAAGTGGCAAGCGCCCTGCACCGTTTTTACGCCAACACCCCCATCCTGAATGCGGGCGATGAAACCGTGGTTGCGGCCCGATTGGCCCTGCTCAAGTGCGTGGCCTGTGTCATCCGCAACGGGCTGTCCATTCTGGGGGTAAGCGCCCCCAAATCCATGTAG
- a CDS encoding ACP S-malonyltransferase — protein sequence MSHPTVLSILFPGQGSQEPGMGRDAAEADSDVMNLWKKAEAISGADLRGIYWDGEEAEMANTRYLQPALTVVNLGLWMRLAGKVAPACTSGHSLGEFSALAAAGALSPNEVLETVSLRGRLMAEADPQGTGAMAAVLKLQLADVETVVRESEQAVGEMIRVANYNTPGQFVLSGTRAAIADASERVKALKGRALPLAVSGAFHSPLMAEAAKELAKHLASVQWNKPKFPVFCNVHGKAVTDAASLRDIMPQQMTSSVQWIDTIRNQHAAGVRSWMEVGPKGVLGKMLGQILAPVADPSEWTGTSVGNLAAAEACLTAQA from the coding sequence ATGTCCCACCCCACCGTTCTTTCCATTCTCTTCCCCGGCCAGGGCTCGCAGGAGCCGGGCATGGGCAGGGACGCCGCCGAGGCGGATTCCGATGTCATGAACCTGTGGAAGAAGGCAGAAGCCATAAGCGGCGCGGACCTGCGCGGCATATACTGGGATGGCGAAGAAGCGGAAATGGCCAACACCCGCTACCTGCAGCCCGCTCTCACCGTGGTCAATCTCGGCCTATGGATGCGGCTTGCGGGCAAGGTTGCCCCTGCCTGTACCTCCGGACACAGCCTCGGCGAATTCAGTGCCTTGGCTGCGGCAGGCGCATTGTCCCCCAATGAGGTGCTGGAAACCGTCTCCCTGCGCGGCAGACTCATGGCGGAAGCGGACCCGCAGGGCACCGGTGCCATGGCTGCCGTTCTGAAACTGCAGCTGGCAGACGTGGAAACGGTTGTACGCGAGTCCGAACAGGCTGTGGGCGAAATGATCCGGGTGGCAAACTATAACACCCCCGGCCAATTTGTGCTTTCCGGCACCCGCGCCGCCATTGCCGACGCTTCGGAAAGGGTCAAGGCTCTCAAGGGCCGCGCCCTGCCGCTGGCCGTTTCCGGCGCCTTCCACAGCCCGCTCATGGCGGAAGCAGCCAAGGAACTTGCCAAGCATCTTGCTTCCGTGCAGTGGAACAAGCCCAAATTTCCTGTTTTCTGCAACGTGCACGGCAAGGCGGTTACAGACGCAGCCTCGCTGCGGGACATCATGCCGCAGCAGATGACATCCTCCGTGCAGTGGATAGACACCATCCGCAACCAACACGCCGCAGGGGTTCGTTCGTGGATGGAGGTAGGCCCCAAGGGTGTTCTCGGCAAGATGCTCGGCCAGATTCTCGCCCCTGTTGCCGATCCCTCGGAATGGACCGGCACCTCCGTGGGCAATCTCGCCGCTGCAGAAGCCTGCCTCACTGCTCAGGCATAG
- a CDS encoding SPOR domain-containing protein encodes MGIRFTREKDAGESGRRKFIISLSPAGMAGLGAICLLSFIWVFVFGLLVGRGFQPEEAIPELKRFMPTADSRTGSNASTASPAPSPEANATAGIIKPEDLKFYDHLKTEAAPSPKRAPVPQPKPTTVTQTQQPVQIVEQIPSSAAQPSVSALQPQKQPRQANAVPPTAPVQDSVSSLADQITAGAKENKGGADDATVYNYVYQVAAFRERGAAESLKSRIEASGLKARIESIASNDATWYRIQVLFQGTPEDTRRMKDALLPLGISKPLLKDKQLAR; translated from the coding sequence ATGGGAATCCGCTTTACACGGGAAAAGGATGCCGGAGAATCCGGCAGACGCAAATTCATCATAAGCCTCAGCCCCGCCGGTATGGCGGGGCTGGGCGCGATATGTCTGCTCTCTTTCATATGGGTCTTCGTGTTCGGCCTTCTGGTGGGCCGGGGATTCCAGCCGGAAGAGGCGATTCCCGAACTTAAGCGTTTTATGCCCACGGCGGACTCTCGGACCGGGTCCAACGCCAGCACGGCGTCACCCGCCCCCTCTCCGGAAGCCAACGCCACCGCAGGCATTATCAAGCCCGAAGATTTGAAGTTCTATGACCATCTGAAGACAGAGGCGGCTCCATCTCCCAAGCGCGCTCCTGTTCCCCAGCCCAAACCGACCACCGTTACGCAAACGCAGCAACCTGTCCAGATTGTGGAACAAATACCTTCCTCTGCCGCACAGCCTTCCGTGTCCGCCCTCCAGCCGCAAAAGCAGCCCAGACAGGCCAATGCGGTACCGCCTACAGCCCCCGTGCAAGATTCAGTCAGCAGTCTGGCAGACCAGATAACCGCAGGGGCCAAAGAAAACAAAGGTGGCGCAGATGATGCCACCGTGTATAATTATGTCTATCAGGTGGCGGCCTTCCGTGAGCGTGGTGCGGCGGAATCACTGAAATCACGCATAGAAGCATCCGGATTAAAGGCAAGAATAGAAAGCATTGCGTCAAACGATGCCACATGGTATCGGATTCAGGTTCTTTTTCAGGGAACGCCTGAAGACACGCGCCGGATGAAGGATGCTCTGCTGCCTCTGGGCATAAGCAAACCGTTACTCAAGGACAAACAGCTGGCGCGTTAA
- a CDS encoding MlaA family lipoprotein produces the protein MNRIAPLLATCALLFTLAQPAMADRQPPLAYSMPELLASMPLLASADQAQGRLHARTSGLATFDDDAEYDHETAPGINDPLEGWNRFWFGFNDTLYLGVLKPLHKGYSAVTPWELRAGVSNFFHNLLYPVRFVSSVLQGKFNEAAVETARFVVNTTAGFGGLMNPAADKKALIEYSPDEEDLGQTLGVWGFGEGFYIVWPFIGPSSLRDSTGMVGDSFLNPVSYVTPWHSSLGLKVYDQFNSFDKQLAQYEEIKKSAVEPYSAIRNAYVQLRRSRVAQ, from the coding sequence ATGAACCGAATCGCCCCCCTGCTGGCAACCTGCGCACTCCTCTTCACCCTCGCGCAGCCCGCCATGGCAGACCGCCAGCCTCCGCTTGCCTACTCCATGCCGGAGCTTTTGGCCAGCATGCCCCTGCTTGCCTCTGCGGATCAGGCTCAGGGCAGGCTCCACGCACGGACTTCCGGGCTTGCCACCTTTGATGACGATGCGGAATACGACCACGAAACAGCCCCCGGCATCAACGACCCCTTAGAGGGCTGGAACCGTTTCTGGTTCGGATTCAACGATACGCTCTACCTCGGCGTCCTGAAGCCCCTGCACAAGGGCTATTCCGCGGTCACTCCGTGGGAACTGCGCGCGGGCGTTTCCAACTTCTTCCACAACCTGCTCTACCCGGTGCGCTTCGTCAGTTCTGTCTTGCAGGGCAAATTCAATGAGGCTGCGGTAGAGACCGCCCGCTTTGTGGTGAACACCACGGCAGGATTCGGCGGACTCATGAATCCGGCGGCAGACAAGAAGGCACTCATCGAATACAGCCCGGATGAGGAAGACCTGGGACAAACCTTGGGCGTATGGGGCTTCGGAGAAGGCTTCTACATTGTGTGGCCCTTCATCGGTCCCTCCTCTCTGCGCGACTCAACGGGCATGGTGGGCGATTCCTTCCTCAACCCCGTCAGCTATGTCACGCCGTGGCATTCCTCTCTGGGACTCAAGGTGTACGACCAGTTCAATTCCTTTGACAAGCAGCTGGCCCAGTACGAAGAGATCAAGAAATCCGCCGTGGAACCCTACAGTGCCATCCGCAACGCATACGTGCAGTTGCGCCGTTCACGGGTAGCGCAGTAG
- a CDS encoding ABC transporter ATP-binding protein — translation MTDSKGWDIRLEKLRLGYDDNIVLDDISTTLPSGRISVILGGSGCGKSTLLRHILGLKRPMSGKILLGPHDLFSLSSKVFRKVRRRMGVLFQDGALLGSLSLGENVALPLTEHTRLDKATIRKIVLHKLELVGLEQYADYFPNQLSGGMRKRAGLARAIVMDPPILLCDEPTSGLDPINSAQMDRLLMDMRTHFPEMTIVVVSHDLESLYTIADYAVVLHNKGVAFSGDVKELTKTADPYLRQFLDRSPGEMTTQALELGEEVKSALRQWLEK, via the coding sequence ATGACCGACTCCAAGGGATGGGACATACGGCTGGAAAAGCTCCGCCTCGGCTACGATGACAACATCGTGCTGGACGACATTTCCACTACGCTGCCTTCAGGCAGAATATCCGTCATTCTTGGCGGTTCCGGCTGCGGAAAATCCACCCTGCTGCGCCACATCCTCGGGCTTAAAAGGCCCATGTCCGGCAAGATTTTGCTTGGCCCGCACGATCTGTTCAGCCTTTCCTCCAAAGTATTCCGCAAAGTCAGGCGGCGCATGGGCGTGCTTTTTCAGGATGGCGCACTGCTCGGATCGCTTTCGCTGGGAGAAAACGTAGCCCTGCCCCTCACGGAGCATACCCGGCTGGACAAGGCCACCATACGCAAGATTGTGCTGCACAAACTGGAACTTGTCGGGCTGGAGCAATATGCGGATTATTTTCCCAACCAGCTTTCCGGCGGTATGCGCAAGCGCGCAGGGCTGGCGCGCGCCATTGTCATGGACCCGCCCATCCTGCTGTGCGACGAGCCCACATCCGGGCTGGACCCCATCAATTCCGCGCAGATGGACCGCCTGCTCATGGACATGCGCACCCATTTCCCGGAAATGACCATCGTGGTCGTGAGCCATGACCTTGAAAGCCTGTATACCATTGCAGACTACGCCGTGGTGCTGCACAATAAAGGTGTTGCTTTCAGTGGCGATGTGAAGGAACTGACCAAGACAGCTGACCCCTATTTGCGGCAGTTCCTCGATCGGTCTCCCGGCGAGATGACAACACAGGCTCTGGAATTGGGCGAAGAAGTGAAAAGCGCCCTGAGACAGTGGCTTGAAAAGTAG
- the mlaD gene encoding outer membrane lipid asymmetry maintenance protein MlaD, with the protein MKKYSKETSVGVFVLICLLCVGYLTVKLGKMEVLGDNTYPLFARFSSVAGLRSGAEVEIAGVPVGKVASISLDNEEALARVVLAIRKDIQLSEDVIASVKTSGLIGDKYIKLTPGGSLDILEPGDEITETESAVDIEELISKYVFGGV; encoded by the coding sequence ATGAAAAAGTACTCCAAAGAAACGTCCGTGGGTGTCTTTGTCCTCATCTGTCTGCTGTGTGTGGGCTACCTCACCGTCAAGCTGGGCAAAATGGAGGTGCTGGGCGATAATACCTACCCCCTTTTCGCGCGGTTTTCCTCCGTGGCGGGCCTTCGTTCCGGGGCAGAGGTGGAAATAGCGGGCGTGCCCGTGGGCAAGGTTGCCTCCATCTCGCTGGACAATGAAGAAGCGCTCGCGCGGGTGGTTCTGGCCATCCGCAAAGACATCCAACTGTCCGAAGATGTGATCGCCTCGGTAAAAACCAGCGGGCTCATCGGCGACAAGTACATCAAGCTCACCCCCGGCGGCTCTCTGGATATTCTGGAACCCGGGGACGAGATTACAGAAACTGAATCCGCTGTGGATATTGAAGAACTTATCAGTAAATACGTGTTCGGAGGCGTCTAG
- the rsmG gene encoding 16S rRNA (guanine(527)-N(7))-methyltransferase RsmG has protein sequence MKQNIPLGIPAVAGIVREQGFAQSEEETRALTEYLELLMKWNKAMNLVGPYGWEAALRILIMDSLHLARFLEGLQLPHAPRCWDLGAGAGLPGIPLRIVWKAGEYHLVEVREKRTLFMQQVVTRLKLADTHVFRGRAEDFMRDRQPADVILSRAFMPWEKLLDFVRPHVDPQGRVVVLALESAPASLPAGWSAEVQQEYAVGRDRRYFWSLRPSSVPI, from the coding sequence TTGAAGCAGAACATTCCTTTGGGTATCCCGGCAGTGGCCGGAATAGTGCGGGAGCAGGGCTTTGCGCAGTCGGAAGAGGAAACGCGGGCATTGACCGAGTATCTTGAACTGCTGATGAAGTGGAACAAGGCCATGAACCTTGTGGGGCCGTATGGATGGGAGGCGGCCCTGCGGATTTTGATAATGGACAGCCTGCACCTTGCCCGGTTTCTGGAAGGGCTGCAGTTGCCGCACGCCCCCCGGTGCTGGGATCTGGGGGCAGGGGCGGGGCTGCCGGGCATTCCCCTGCGCATTGTCTGGAAGGCGGGTGAGTATCATCTGGTTGAAGTGCGGGAGAAGCGTACCCTGTTCATGCAACAGGTTGTGACTCGCCTGAAGCTGGCGGATACCCATGTTTTCCGTGGCCGTGCAGAGGACTTTATGCGCGACAGGCAGCCCGCAGACGTGATTTTGAGCAGGGCGTTTATGCCCTGGGAGAAACTGCTGGATTTTGTTCGCCCCCATGTGGACCCGCAGGGACGGGTTGTGGTGCTGGCTCTTGAGTCCGCTCCGGCAAGTCTGCCCGCAGGCTGGTCCGCCGAGGTGCAGCAGGAGTATGCCGTGGGCCGCGACCGCCGTTATTTCTGGTCGCTCAGGCCGAGCAGCGTTCCCATCTGA
- a CDS encoding MlaE family ABC transporter permease, translating to MNTTHEHAPNLFARIGIRTLAVLGEMGAMFLFLLHGLWHIFTSPKQLRKIVYQMYFIGSKSLLVICLIGLFTGMVLGLQGYYTLIKFGSEGLLGTAVALSLIRELGPVLTAIMVTGRAGSSMAAEIGVMRITDQIDALEVMDINPISYLVSPRIAASILCFPLLTAVFDVIGIIGGYLTGVAMLGINSGIYFYRIESSVVMSDVAEGFTKALLFGVIVATVSCYQGYYTHMRKDGVGPEGVSNSTTSAVVMSCVLILVTDYIVTSFLL from the coding sequence ATGAATACCACGCACGAACACGCTCCGAATCTTTTCGCCAGAATAGGCATACGCACACTGGCTGTGCTGGGCGAAATGGGGGCCATGTTCCTCTTCCTGCTGCACGGTTTGTGGCACATTTTCACCTCGCCCAAGCAACTGCGCAAAATCGTGTACCAGATGTACTTCATCGGGTCCAAGTCGCTGCTGGTCATCTGTCTCATCGGCTTATTCACGGGCATGGTGCTCGGGTTGCAGGGCTACTACACGCTCATTAAATTCGGTTCCGAAGGCCTGCTGGGAACAGCCGTTGCCCTTTCGCTCATCCGCGAACTTGGCCCGGTGCTCACTGCCATCATGGTCACAGGCAGAGCAGGTTCCTCCATGGCTGCGGAAATAGGGGTCATGCGCATAACAGACCAGATTGACGCGCTTGAGGTCATGGACATAAACCCCATCAGCTACCTGGTAAGCCCTCGCATTGCCGCCTCCATTCTCTGTTTTCCCCTGCTCACGGCGGTGTTCGACGTCATCGGCATCATCGGCGGCTACCTTACCGGCGTCGCCATGCTGGGCATCAACTCCGGCATCTATTTCTACCGCATTGAATCCAGCGTCGTCATGTCCGATGTTGCAGAAGGCTTTACAAAGGCCCTGCTGTTCGGGGTTATCGTCGCTACGGTCAGTTGCTATCAGGGTTATTACACGCACATGCGCAAGGATGGCGTGGGGCCGGAAGGCGTTTCCAACTCCACCACCTCTGCCGTGGTTATGTCATGCGTGCTGATTCTGGTGACGGACTATATTGTAACCTCTTTTCTGCTTTAG
- a CDS encoding Tgt2/MlaC family protein has product MRCLFPALCKFLCLPAMVCLCLVATAAYASNPAAEARDTLKLSLDTVFTMLSDPEYQNPDNREIMYERIEDVVESIFDYEEFSARTVGKRWHSFTPDQQKRFTAAFADLLRATYIERIRGYDGKGAQYVGERMSTKGDKVEVRTLLDLDGKSIPIDYRMAIKEKWVIYDVIVEGVSLVKNYRTQFQELLSDKDDAETLITRVANRAGEVRSQNNATK; this is encoded by the coding sequence ATGCGTTGTCTGTTCCCCGCCCTGTGTAAATTTCTGTGCCTTCCGGCGATGGTCTGCCTCTGTCTGGTCGCCACTGCGGCCTATGCCTCCAATCCTGCCGCAGAAGCGCGCGATACGCTCAAGCTGTCGCTCGACACTGTGTTCACCATGCTTTCTGATCCCGAATATCAGAACCCGGACAACCGGGAGATCATGTACGAACGCATTGAGGATGTTGTCGAATCCATATTCGATTATGAAGAATTTTCCGCCCGCACGGTGGGCAAGCGCTGGCACAGCTTTACCCCCGACCAGCAGAAGCGCTTCACCGCCGCCTTTGCAGACCTTCTGCGCGCCACCTACATTGAACGCATACGCGGCTATGACGGCAAAGGAGCGCAATATGTGGGTGAACGCATGAGCACAAAGGGCGACAAGGTTGAAGTGCGTACCCTGCTGGACCTTGACGGAAAATCCATTCCCATTGACTATCGCATGGCAATCAAGGAAAAATGGGTTATCTACGATGTCATCGTGGAGGGAGTGAGTCTGGTCAAAAATTACCGTACGCAGTTCCAGGAACTGCTGAGCGATAAGGATGACGCGGAAACGCTCATCACCCGCGTTGCCAACCGGGCTGGCGAGGTTCGCAGCCAGAACAACGCAACAAAATAA